From Psychrobacillus sp. FSL K6-2836, a single genomic window includes:
- a CDS encoding PepSY domain-containing protein — protein sequence MVNPMYGQRITVEQAMSIALQRVPGEIVHVDLDMEDGILVYEVFIMTQSNQIFEVEVHARTGNIIKIEQENDFDFD from the coding sequence GTGGTAAATCCAATGTATGGCCAGAGGATTACTGTAGAACAGGCAATGAGTATTGCCTTACAAAGAGTGCCTGGAGAAATTGTACACGTGGACCTGGATATGGAGGACGGTATTCTAGTATACGAGGTGTTCATCATGACACAAAGTAACCAGATTTTTGAAGTGGAAGTTCATGCGAGAACAGGGAATATTATAAAAATAGAACAAGAAAATGACTTTGATTTTGATTGA
- a CDS encoding GNAT family N-acetyltransferase: protein MKIDTNIILEGNTIILVPLEMKYKERVYEAIKSPDVWKYTWRQVKTFDDIEQILSIAVQSKNDGKQLPFIIKDKLSGEVIGTTRIGEIDTANRNVEIGWTWLSPSVWRTKVNTECKFLLLQYCFEELKVLRVQFSISGQNVRSQKAVERIGAVKEGTFRKHRIKADGTIHDNIFYSIVDTEWIDVKGKLINLLEKNY from the coding sequence ATGAAAATTGATACAAATATAATATTGGAAGGAAATACAATCATTCTTGTTCCTCTTGAGATGAAATATAAGGAACGAGTATATGAAGCTATAAAAAGCCCTGATGTATGGAAATATACTTGGAGGCAAGTTAAAACATTTGATGATATAGAACAAATATTATCCATAGCTGTACAAAGCAAAAATGACGGAAAGCAATTACCTTTTATAATAAAGGATAAATTATCTGGTGAAGTAATAGGGACAACTCGTATTGGTGAAATAGATACAGCAAATCGAAATGTTGAAATAGGCTGGACTTGGCTTTCTCCATCAGTTTGGAGAACGAAGGTAAACACAGAATGTAAATTTTTATTACTTCAATATTGTTTTGAAGAACTGAAGGTACTACGTGTTCAATTTTCTATTAGTGGTCAAAATGTACGCTCTCAAAAAGCAGTTGAACGAATAGGTGCAGTAAAAGAAGGAACATTTCGTAAACATAGGATTAAGGCAGATGGGACTATTCACGACAATATATTTTACAGTATTGTTGATACCGAATGGATTGATGTAAAGGGAAAATTGATTAACTTACTGGAGAAGAATTACTGA
- a CDS encoding VOC family protein translates to MEFQADKIFVNLAVKDLNKTKEFFSKLGFEFNAQFTNEIAASMIISDNIFAMLLVEEHFKTFTKKEIADSTRSNEAILALSVDSKEKVVEIVNKALEAGGKPSMEPQDHGFMYGWSFEDIDGHLWELFYMDESALK, encoded by the coding sequence ATGGAGTTTCAGGCTGATAAGATATTCGTAAATTTAGCAGTTAAAGATTTAAATAAGACTAAGGAATTTTTCTCTAAATTGGGGTTTGAATTCAATGCCCAGTTTACCAATGAGATTGCAGCAAGTATGATTATTAGTGATAATATATTTGCTATGTTGTTAGTTGAAGAACATTTTAAAACTTTTACGAAAAAAGAAATCGCTGATTCTACAAGAAGTAATGAAGCGATCTTGGCACTATCTGTTGATAGTAAAGAAAAAGTCGTGGAGATTGTAAACAAGGCTTTAGAAGCAGGTGGGAAACCTTCAATGGAACCACAAGACCATGGTTTTATGTATGGATGGAGTTTTGAGGATATTGACGGTCATCTTTGGGAGCTTTTTTACATGGACGAAAGTGCATTAAAATAA
- a CDS encoding DNA translocase FtsK 4TM domain-containing protein, with protein sequence MKIFKKIIDILNSWKDIDIWGDRNEGLSDDDIKYMDSIPSQNPYGVVGMIISGFAFLFPQYPFFVITLTFCIVTFFTFDKEKEDNPWTFIMGIILSLVGLLMFIKGEVHHLII encoded by the coding sequence ATGAAGATATTTAAAAAAATTATCGACATCCTCAACAGCTGGAAGGACATAGACATATGGGGAGACAGGAACGAGGGTTTATCCGATGATGATATAAAATATATGGATAGCATTCCATCTCAAAATCCGTATGGAGTGGTTGGAATGATTATTAGTGGATTTGCTTTCTTATTTCCCCAATACCCTTTTTTTGTTATTACTCTTACCTTTTGTATAGTTACCTTTTTTACTTTTGATAAGGAAAAAGAAGATAATCCTTGGACATTTATTATGGGTATAATACTATCTTTGGTGGGATTATTAATGTTCATTAAAGGTGAAGTTCATCATTTAATAATTTAA
- a CDS encoding GrpB family protein — protein MELGLGKNEVKLLPYTNQWKEEFNRVKIEIMDVTGFEGDRIEHIGSTAINNMTAKPIIDILIGVDDIAKVDKALYKKLQSIGFLRLRVERPDEIVLAKFTDNTYEVKTHYIHMVDYDKELWKNQLFFRNFLNSNVEVRAEYLNIKITSAKQKNININKYTDLKEPFVKSIFAKRIN, from the coding sequence TTGGAGCTAGGATTAGGAAAAAACGAAGTAAAGTTATTACCCTACACAAACCAGTGGAAAGAAGAGTTCAACAGAGTAAAAATAGAAATAATGGATGTCACAGGGTTTGAAGGAGATAGAATAGAACATATAGGAAGTACCGCGATAAATAATATGACTGCAAAGCCAATCATCGATATATTAATAGGCGTAGATGATATTGCAAAAGTAGATAAAGCATTATACAAAAAATTACAAAGTATTGGATTTCTAAGACTTCGAGTCGAAAGGCCGGATGAGATAGTTCTTGCTAAATTTACAGATAATACATACGAAGTAAAAACTCACTACATTCATATGGTTGATTATGATAAAGAATTATGGAAAAACCAACTATTCTTTCGTAATTTTTTAAATTCAAACGTTGAAGTACGAGCTGAATACCTTAATATCAAAATAACCAGTGCCAAACAAAAAAATATTAATATAAACAAGTATACAGATTTGAAGGAACCATTTGTAAAAAGTATATTTGCTAAGCGTATTAACTAG